From Cyanobacteriota bacterium:
ATGTCTCGTAAAGCACATCGCCATCCGTAATCTGAACCTTGATTGTTGTGAAGTGAGACATGGCTTCGCCTAGTATTGAAGGATTCTGCATCAGCGATCGATGGCGATCGTGACAGTTTTCCTTTGATTATGGCGCATCTCTCAGAATTATGGGCTAGCGATCGCGACTGGATGTTGTCCATAAAATGGCAATGCCGTTGACCAGTGGGGCCGTAAGCCTTGCCGCCAGTCTTCATCAGCCAATGCCAGGATCCCCATAACCGAGGATCCCAAGCAGTCACCAGCCAGAATCTGTTGATGGGGATGCTCCCATTCATCCAAGGTCGTTTGCCATTGACTCTGGGGCATCACGGTATCGGGCAAAACAGCTACCAAACGCTGGCAACCGCAGAAATTATCATCTAGCATGGGTTCAAGCCGGTAAATGCCTGCATACACCTCACCCCGCTGAGCAGGCATAGAAACTGCCAAATCTGTGGCGATCGGTGTGTTGTGACGATGCATCCATGCGATTGCGGCTAGGGTAGATACAGCAAACAGGGGAATAGATAACTGCTGAGCCAAGGTACGGGCTACTACTATACCTATACGGGTGCTGGTGAAACTCCCTGGGCCTTTTGCGACCGCCAACCAGCTCAACTGCTGCCATCGATAGGGATACAAGAATTCTTGAAGACAGCTATGTAAGTAGGTAGACAGTTCCCGCCCTAACGCCCAAACTTGTTGACGGCTATCCCCTGCGATATTGCTCAATGCCAAGCCCAGTTCGCTAGAACTAGTATGTAGTGCCAAGGCATAGCCACAGCTCTGATTTGCAGATGGTTGTTCAGTCATGAGTGGGGTCACACTCCATTACTTAGGCCCACCAGACTTGGGAGAAGGCTTATCACTGCTAGATCGCCGAGGGCGGGGTCTGCCCTGTCTAGATTTACCGTCGTGCTCACGATCGCCGCCTTGATGCTCACCATGAATATCCAAAGAGGCGGTTTGCCCAGCTAATTTAGCAACTGCGTCTAGCACAACCCGAATAGCTTGAATATTGCGTCCACCCCGCCCAAAAACACGCCCACGATCAGAATCGGCAAACGCTACTCGAATCCAAACACGGGGGCGACTCGGTGACGTTTCACAGTCAATCCGCAGGGACTCTGGAGAATCCAAGAATGGCTCAATCAGAAATTTCACTAACCCCTTATAGTCTGGCTGGCAAGGAGAATTAGATGACAGACTAGTTGGCAGGTTTGCTTCAGCATTAGCTGCTGGCGGTACTGAGTTGCTCGAAGACATTCGCCTTTTCCAAGATACGGCGCACAGTATCGGTTGGCTGAGCACCCTGTTGTAATCTGCGGATAATTGCAGGCACCTCTAGCCGTACCTCATCAGTTCTGGGATTGTAGAACCCTACCTCTTCCAGGGGTCGTCCATCCCGCCGAGACGTACTGTGCATAACAACAATTCGATAGCTAACCTCTCGCTTTTTGCCAAGTCGCTTCAGTCTAATTCTAATCATGATAATCTGGCGATCGTGCTTCTACATTCCCTAAAGACAAAATCCAATATTGAGTTCACTATTGTATCACGTGTATTACGTGAATACCTTAATGCTCGTAAAGATTTCAATAGCTATGGCTTAAATCCAGCAATGCGGGCGAAACTCTTAGGATCCAAACTTGCGCCACCAACGAGCACACCATCAATGTCTGGCTGCGCCATGATGACATCAATATTGTCCGGCTTTACCGATCCCCCATACTGAATGGGAACCTCAGTGTAGGTTAGTTGCTTACGGATAAGGCTGATAACCCGATTAGCTTCCGTCGGTTCACAGGTGTCACCTGTGCCAATCGCCCAGATGGGTTCATAGGCAATAATTAGGTTACGTTGGTCAATACCCATCAGATTTTTGCGGAGTTGGCGTAGAATCACAGCTTCTGTTTCCCTAGAATCTCGCTGGAGTTTGGTTTCACCAACACAGAGAATAGGGGTTAGCCCATGGCGTTGAGCTGCCTTCAGACGCAGGTTCACTGTTTCATCCGTTTCTCCAAAATATTGCCGACGTTCGCTGTGTCCTACAATCACATAGCGCACACCTAAGTCAGTCAACATCATGGCTGATATTTCACCTGTATAGGCTCCACTCTCTTCCCAATGAACGTTTTGGGCACCGACCTGTACACGGCTACCGTGAAGGTGCTTTGATAACACGTTCAGCGCTGTGAATGGGGCACAAAGAATTAGTTCCCGCTCCTCGGGGATATCTTCCAACAAGGGCTTTAACCCCTGCACAAACTCCATCGTCTCCGCTTGGAGCTTATACATCTTCCAGTTGCCTGCAATTACAATTCGTCGCACGGTTGTTGTTAAGATTCGCTTAAGTTTTAGGGCAGATACCAGTTTACGGCTTTAGGCGACGTAATGGGTAAAACCCACACATTATTAATTACTGATTGATCACTATTAGTCACTGATTAATCGCTGATATCAGTTTCCCTGGATGGAACGTCTAGGAAGCGTCCTTGGACTGACCTCTAGGGTTAATCAGAGCTGGCGATCGCGGCGACGTAGAAACGGGATCAAAACGTCACTGACTTTTTCGTGCCAATCTTCTTGGGGATAATGCCCTACTTCATCTAACAGGGCCAGTTCTGCATTCGGCACTTGCTGCACAAAGGATTGTGCCAAGGCTACGGGTAACCAGGGATCCTTAACACCCCAGATTACCTGTACAGGAGCTTGCCACCTAGGAAAGCCAGCGGCTATTTCAGTAGTGGCTTGGGCTAGGTTGAGATGCTGCACCGTGGCGAGCAACGATCGGCCCGCCGCTGAACTCTGGAGAAACGGGCGACGATACACATCCAAGTCTTCATCGGCCACCTGATAGGGACTACCCCCTTCTAGAGTGCGATCGACTAACAGGGGATCCTGGGTTAACATGTCACCCACTAAGGGCAGGCCAAGTTGTCGGATCCTCCAAGGAAGCTGAGCAGCAGGGGACAGGGGGGTGTTCAAGATGGCAAGACGTTCAATCTGGTCGGGATGACGCAGGGCATATTGTAAGCCTACAGATCCCAAAAAACCCTGCACTACTAATGACACACGGGTCAGGTCTAAGGCTTGGAGGAAATCTGCCAGTGCTTGGACAAAAGCGTCGGGTGTGTAGGCAAACTCACGGCGATCGGGCTTGGCTGAGAAGCCACTACCAATCCAGTCGGGGGCGATCGCCTGAAAACCATAATCGGCCAAACTAGAGAGCACCCCTCGCCAGCTATAGCTCTGGGCTGGAATCCCATGGAGCAAGACCACGGGTGGTTTGTCCACGGGGCTATTGGGAATTCCTTGGCGATAGAACCATCGTAGAGCGCCAACGTCACAGTGACATTCGGTAACAGACATAGTGTATCTCAGTTAACCAATCGTGGTTTGAGCTTACCGCCAGAGCGGATCATTCGGCAAGCTCATCCAAGCAGGGCTGGAGATGTTCCCTTATCTTGGGTCTGTGTAGGTTGTGATGGAGTTAGGAGACAGAGCGGAACCTTGAGGGGGCAATATGCGTCGAAAGGCTCGACCTATTCTGCTCTGAGTTTGAACGGGATCATTACTATGCTGACATTTCTGCGCTCGATCGTTCTGACGCTGATTCTTGCAGGTATAACCACACCAGTGGTTGCCCAGATGGAGACAGATCGCCCGGCGAGTTCTAGGGATGCGCAAAGGGTTACTACTCCCATAGAAGTGCCTGCTGCGAAGGCTGAATTGACTCGCTTAGAGCGGCGACTAGCGCAAGCAGCCTGTCGAGCACTGCGATCGGAAGTGCTGGCCGATGCCCTAGTGGCCCAGTTAGCAAAATCTCTAGCAAATCGGGGTGTGCAGGGTGATGTCCTCGCAGTTACTACAACATTTGTCGATGAAGCACTGGCGATTGGCACTGACGAGCTGTGTCTAGTCCGCTAGGGCCGCCGCTTTAGGATCACCATACGGTCACCGACTACTGGACTGCGGGCGATCGTGCACCCTTGGTCATCTACTAGGTCGAGATGATTGATGTTCAGTGCCATCACCTGATGGTAGAGGTTGGCCGCTGCATCATCCTGCTGGTCTGGATTCAGACTATACCATTCATGACTGATGTGCACTGTTAACCGACTTCTAGGATAGTCAGGCGTAATCCCCTGCACCAAGCTGGGGCCGTAGGGGTCTAGGGCAGCCGTTAGTTGGCCTTGGAGTTGTTGCTCTAGAGACATTGCTGGCACAACGGCAATCCATGGCTCTTCCGAGTCTGAGAGGGTTGACCCTGGCGCTTGAGCAGCGTCTAGACTAGGTGCCTTGGCAATCGCAGCGGGTGGCGAGAGGGGCACTAGGGTGGTTGAAGAGTTAGACAGCGGTGAGCTTGGTGGCTGTGAGCTTGGTAATGGTGAGTTCGATGGGGATGGTGAGTTTGGGGGCGAGGGCAATGCTGGGGATGGATTCGTTGGCTCAGGTGAGGAAGTTACCGCTGGGGCAGGGGGAACCTGTAGCGGAGTTGCAGGTACAGGGGACGGTGCTAGTGTTGGGCTGTCTAGGATGCTTGAGTCCCCAGGGGAGCTAGTGTCGGGGGGCTGACTAGTCAACAGTAGCATGATGCCGATGGTCAGCACTATGCCACCTGCGACCATGCTCAATCGGCTGCGATCGCGTAACCAGCGATTTGGGATCCAGGCAAGCAAGCGTTGTTGGCTCCATTGCCAACAGCTTATCACCCAAACCTTAAAGGCTGGAGCTAGGGGCAAGATTGCCTCAGGACTGGAGGACAAATCAGGGGGGGCAACCCGGTCAGTGAACTGCTGCAACCGCTGAACCACGTATCGTAACCAACTGGCTAGTTGATGGCGTGCTGCGAGAATGAGTTGATGCCAAGTTTCAGCCACACTGCTAGGGGAGGAAGTGACTGGTGATTTAGGGGTCGTAGGGTGAGGCTCTTCCATAGGTGCAAGCCGCAAACAGCCATCATGTCGGCAGAATTTTTGGTCAGCTTACCACTAGATATGGTATTGTTTAAGTCTCGAATTGCTAGGCATACTCTACATCTAGGGGTCAAGCTCTATGAATGTATGGACGAATTGGTCACCTAAGATGGCACCGATTAACCTGTGGGTTGTCGATGCCTACAGTATATCGTCATTGCCGTCACTGGTTAGATTCATCAAGGTGGCGTGGTTGTGCCTGCAAAGTACACGCTATAGTGTTAACTATGTTTACTGGCTGCACGCATAGTGAACATAAGCAATAAGCATGTACTATACTAACTACTAGATTCGTTGTTACTGGCTATGCTTCAGGAACTTGCCCCTACACCTATCACGGATCGGTTGCCACCCCAAAATATTGATGCTGAAGAGGCTATCCTGGGCGGAATTTTGCTAGATCCTGATGCGATCGGGCGAGTGACGGATATTCTTCGTCCCGAAGCCTTTTACCTCAGCGCCCATCAGGACATCTATCGGGCTGCCCTAGAGTTGCACAACCAGGGGAAGCCTACAGACTTGATGAGTGTGGCGAGTTGGCTGAAGGATCACAACCTCCTAGACAAAGTGGGTGGTCAAGCACGCTTGGTGCAACTAGTCGATCGCACCATCAGCGCGGTCAATATTGACCAATATGCCCAATTGGTAGTGGATAAGTACGCTCGTCGGCGGCTGATAGCTATCGGTAGTGAGGTTGCCCAATTAGCCTACGACACTACAACCCCCTTGGAAACCCTCCTAGATCAGGCTGAGCAGAAAATATTTAGCATCACTCAGGATCGCCCTACCCGTGGGTTAACGGCCACGGCCGATATTCTGACAGATACCTTCTCTGAGATTGAAACCAATAGCTTGGGGCTAGCGTTACCAGGGATTGCCTGCAACTTTTATGACCTAGATGCCATGACTCAGGGGTTCCAGCGATCAGATTTGATCATTATTGCTGGCAGGCCATCCATGGGCAAAACGGCATTGTCTGTCAGCATTGCTCGTAACATTGCCTACTTTCACAAGCTACCCGTTGCCATCTTTAGTTTAGAGATGTCCCGTGAGCAATTGGTCTATCGTCTGCTGTCGAGTGAAGTGCGCCTAGGCCGAGGGGATGGCATTGAGAGTGGGCGGCTGCGAGCTGGACGAATCAATCAGCACGAGTGGGAGCCACTGGGTAAGGCCTTCAGTAACCTGTCCCAAATGCCAATCTTTATTGACGATACTCCCAACATCAGCGTGACCGAAATGCGCTCTAAGGCGCGGCGGATGCAAGCTGAGCAGGGTAAAGAACTGGGGCTGATTTTGATCGATTACTTGCAACTTATGGAAGGCAGTGGTAGTGACAACCGAGTGCAGGAACTTTCTAAGGTGACGCGGGGGCTAAAGAGTTTAGCACGAGAGTTAAATGTGCCAATTATTGCCCTGTCGCAGCTTAGTCGGGGGGTAGAGTCCCGAACAAACAAACGCCCAATGATGAGTGACTTGAGGGAATCTGGATCAATCGAACAGGATGCTGACCTGATCCTGATGTTGTATCGTGATGAATATTACAACCCAGACACCCCCGATCGGGGCATCACAGAATTAATCATCACCAAACATCGCAATGGCCCCACGGGAACTGTCAAACTGCTATTTGAACCCCAATACAATCGCTTTTTGAACTTAGCAACGCCCACTTGAGAGTTGATTAGATAGGGGCTTATAGGTTGGCTATGGCTGGGGGAGTAGGTAAAACGATTCCAAAAAAGCAGCTATTTCCAACTGATTGAGGTTCTTTTCATCGTAGGTGAGCGCAATAGCTTGATACAAAACCCCCTGGGCATAAACGACCTTGGCCTTGGCGGCGTAGTTACCAGCTTTACGCAGAGTAAACTCTCGGCCTGGGTAACCATCTTGAATAATCGGTGCCCAGGTTTCTACCTCAGCGGCTACAGCTTTAGCCATATTAGCCTGACTGGCGGCTAGGCGACGATCGATCTCCTCTGGAGTGCTCAGGGTGCCAACTGGGCTATGGGATACTGCATAGGCGCGTTGATGCTGGCTATCGTCGTAGACCACTAGCGTTAACACTACCTTTCCTGTATCCAGCTCTAATGTGCTAGTTTCTTTCGTTGGCTTACCCGGAAAACGTACTTGATAGCGGTTGTCGGGTGCAGTGTAGACATACCAGTTAGCATCGATCGCACCCAGGGTAGCAGTATTAGTCTCTGACAGCGGTGAGGTCAAAACAGGTAATGCTGGTGATGTCACTGATGGTATGGCACCTGGAGACTGAGCCGGACGATCGCAGGCTGCCAACAGGCCCACAAGCATCACTGTCACGATTGCCAGCGACTTGGTTACAGTCAATGTCAACCATTTGGGCCAACTCTGAGTTGTGACGATCTGCAAACTTATGACCCCCATAGTGTTGTCATCTATCCCTGAGATAAGCTAAAGAACTAGATAGCAATCAACGTTGAGTTGTCTGGACAACGCATTACCGCTTACCATCCTTGAGTTCCCATGTCAACCCTTGTCATCGTCGAGTCACCCACTAAAGCCAAAACAATCCGCAACTACTTGCCTGAGGGTTATCGGGTTGAGGCATCCATGGGACATGTCCGCGACCTCCCCCAGTCTACCAGTGAGGTGCCCCCCAATATCACCGATAAACGGGTGCGGGAACTAGGGGTTGATGTACAGGCAGACTTTGAACCAATCTACTTGATCCCCAAGGACAAAGCTAAGGTAGTCAAGGCTTTGAAAGAAGCTCTGAAAGATGCTGATGAGTTGATTTTGGCAACAGACGAAGACCGGGAAGGAGAAAGCATTAGCTGGCATTTGCTGCAGGTGCTGAAACCCAAAGTGCCAACGCGCCGCATGGTATTTCACGAAATCACCGAAGAGGCTATTCAGCAAGCCATTCAAAATTGTCGAGATGTGGACGAGCGTTTGGTGCGCGCCCAGGAAACTCGTCGCATTCTCGATCGCCTCGTGGGTTACACTCTCTCACCCCTGATATGGAAGAAGATTGCCTATGGTCTTTCTGCAGGACGGGTGCAGTCGGTATCTGTGCGGCTGTTAGTGCAACGAGAGCGAGAGCGCCGTGCTTTTCGGCAAGGTACCTACTGGGACTTGAAAGCTACCCTAGAGGCTCCTTCTACCTCTGACAACCAGGCAGCGAATCGGCTCTTTGAGGCTAAGCTTGTTAGCTTAAATGGTGTCAAAATTGCTACAGGCTCTGACTTTGATGAATCGACTGGGCAAATTGCCAGGGGACGTACTGTCGTTCTGCTGAATGAAGAACAGGCCCGTGAGTTGCAACGCCGCTTACAGGGAGAAACTTGGCGCGTTACAGATATTGAGAGTCGTCCTGCCACGCGCAAGCCCTCACCTCCGTTTACGACCTCCACCTTGCAACAGGAAGCTAACCGTAAGCTGGGGCTGTCAGCGCGAGATACCATGCGTATTGCTCAAAACCTCTATGAGCAAGGTTACATTACCTACATGCGCACGGACTCAGTACACCTCTCGCAGCAGGCGATCGCAGCGGCTCGAAGTTGTGTTGAGCACATGTATGGCCCAGAGTATCTCAGTCCTGAACCTCGCAAATATACGACCAAGAGCAAGGGTGCCCAAGAAGCCCATGAAGCCATTCGTCCTGCTGGCAATACCTTCCGGACACCACAGCAAACAGGACTCTCTGGACGGGAGTTTCAACTCTACGACCTAATTTGGAAGCGCACTGTGGCAACTCAAATGGCGGAAGCCCGACAAACCCACATCACAGTCCAGATTCAGGCAGGAGATGCTGGGTTTCGAGCCACAGGCAAGCGTATTGACTTTCCAGGTTTTTTCCGAGCCTATGTGGAAGGTTCCGATGATCCGGAGGCTGCGATCGAAGACCAAGAGATAATGTTGCCAGTGCTACAAGTAGGGGATATGCCGATTTGCCGCGACTTAGAGGCAATCAGTCACCAGACTCAGCCCCCTGCCCGCTATACGGAAGCATCCCTAGTAAAAACCCTCGAAAGTGAAGGGATTGGTAGGCCCAGCACCTACGCCACCATCATTGGCACGATCGTTGATCGCGGCTACGCCCAACTGCTGAAAAATACCTTGGTTCCTACCTTTACTGCCTTTGCTGTGACCAGTTTGTTGGAAAAGTACTTTCCAGATCTGGTAGACACCAGTTTCACAGCTCGCATGGAGCGCACCTTGGATGACATTTCTACCGGAGAAGCCCAGTGGTTGCCGTACTTAAAGGAGTTTTACCTAGGAGATAACGGCCTCGACCATCAGGTAAAGGTGCGAGAGAGCCAGATTGATCCTATCGAAGCGCGGACGGTCGATCTGGATAATGTCGCAGCAAAGGTGCGAATTGGGCGCTATGGAGCCTATCTAGAGGCTGAGCGAGGTAATGAAACTATCAAGGCCAACATTCCCCCTGACCTCACCCCAGCCGATTTGAATCCGGAACAGGTGGAAGCCCTCCTGCGCCAAAAAACAGAAGGGCCAGACAAGTTAGGACTGCATCCTGACACAGGCGAACCCATTTATGTGTTAACGGGAGCCTATGGCCCCTATGTGCAGCTAGGGGATGCGACCGATGAGCATCCCAAACCCAAGCGGGCATCCTTGCCGAAAGGTGTAACTCCAGCTATGGTTACCCTAGATATGGCAGTGGGCTTGCTGGCATTGCCGCGCACTCTGGGAATTCATCCTGACACGGGCTGTCGCATTCAAGCAAGCTTGGGCCGGTTTGGCCCCTATATAGTTCATGACCAGGGTAAGGATGGCAAGGACTATCGATCGCTCAAGGCTGAGGATGATGTGCTCACGATAACCCTAGAGCGAGCCTTAGAACTGTTAGCAGAACCCAAAGGCAAGCGCGGACGGGCATCTGCAGCTAAGCCCCTGCGAGAATTGGGTGCCCACCCAGAGGATGGTGAACCTGTAAATGTTTTCAATGGCCCCTACGGTCTGTATGTCAAGCATGGAAAGACCAATGCCGGCTTGCCAGAGGGACAAACTGCCGAGACAATAACTCTGGATATGGCATTGGAGTTATTGGCAGCTAAGCAGGCAACAAAAACCTCGCGCCGGAAGACAGCGGCGACCAAAACTGCTGATGCAACCGCGAAAAAAGCAACTGCAAAGACTAGCAAGAAAACCAGCAAACAGACCAGCTCAAAAACAACGGCTGTGTCAGCGACAGATGCTAAGAAGCCAGCAGCTAAAAAGTCTACCTCTACAACCAAGACCGCTGCTAAGAAAGCTGCCTCCTAATCGACATGTCAGTCGAATTGCACAGCGGCTACAGCAGAGGCTGGTGTAGTCTAGGTAACAAAATTGCAACTACGCCGACAAAATCTAACGTCGCAGATGCAGGAACATGCCTCCCTGTGCTGATCCCCTTAGGTTTCCTAATACCAATTCTCCAAAAGCTAGCGACATAGTTCATTGTGATAAGGACTTAAACTGCAAGCTATCCATGGCCTAGAGTAGGATGAGATGAGACAATAGTACTAACTCCTTCACGGATCTTCACAGATTACGCTAGGGCAAACATCGCAGCTTCAATCTGAGCCAGGGCAGTTTCTAAATCATCGTTGACGATTTGGTAATCGAACTCGGAGGCAGCCGCAATTTCATCCTTTGCCCGCTGAAGTCGGCGGGCGATCGCCGCCTCAGAGTCCTGGCCTCGGCTGCGAATCCGTGCTTCTAGTTCATCTAAGGAAGGGGGCAAGATAAACAGCCGCAGCGCATCGGGATAGGTCTGAGCAATTTGACGAGCACCTTCTAGTTCAATTTCTAGGATGACGAATCGGCCTTGGGCGATCGCTGCCTCAACTTGAGCGCGGGGTGTGCCATAGTAATTGCCAGCAAATTCTGCCCATTCTAATAAAGCATCCGTAGCCAGTAGGCGCTCAAACTCTTCCTGGTTGATGAAGAAATAGTCTTGGCCCTCTACTTCACCAGGGCGGGGCGATCGAGTCGTAACCGACACTGATAGCCAAAGTTCTGGATGCCTTGCCATTAGAGACTTTAGCAAGGTGCCTTTGCCTACTCCACTAGGCCCAGTCAATACAATCAATCGCCCGTTGGTCATGGTTATCGCCGCTCTGCTTAGGGGATCACTAGGTTAACCCTCGGTGATTTTACCCCTGTATTCACTATTGTGCTGCATTGTGCTTCTAGGTCGTTATTTATGAACAATGCTAATCTAAGGTATTGCTTATACCATTCCTATGGTTCCGTTGCGTGCACTTGGTTGCGAGAGTTGTCTTGTGGTGATCCTGATCACTGCTGGGTATGCTACAGTGCCGGCGATCGCATCTCCCCCTGCTTTCCCCAACTCTCCGTCACTTGCCCAGATCGCTAATCGTACCAGTAATGCCCTTGTTGTCAGCCTAGCAGCATCCGTTTCTCTGAGAGCAGTAGGCGATCGCAGTCAACAGGCTACTGTGTCTAGTGTTGCTGCATCACAACTATCACCAGCGG
This genomic window contains:
- a CDS encoding alpha/beta fold hydrolase, with the protein product MSVTECHCDVGALRWFYRQGIPNSPVDKPPVVLLHGIPAQSYSWRGVLSSLADYGFQAIAPDWIGSGFSAKPDRREFAYTPDAFVQALADFLQALDLTRVSLVVQGFLGSVGLQYALRHPDQIERLAILNTPLSPAAQLPWRIRQLGLPLVGDMLTQDPLLVDRTLEGGSPYQVADEDLDVYRRPFLQSSAAGRSLLATVQHLNLAQATTEIAAGFPRWQAPVQVIWGVKDPWLPVALAQSFVQQVPNAELALLDEVGHYPQEDWHEKVSDVLIPFLRRRDRQL
- a CDS encoding KH domain-containing protein, whose protein sequence is MSSSNSVPPAANAEANLPTSLSSNSPCQPDYKGLVKFLIEPFLDSPESLRIDCETSPSRPRVWIRVAFADSDRGRVFGRGGRNIQAIRVVLDAVAKLAGQTASLDIHGEHQGGDREHDGKSRQGRPRPRRSSSDKPSPKSGGPK
- the rpsP gene encoding 30S ribosomal protein S16 encodes the protein MIRIRLKRLGKKREVSYRIVVMHSTSRRDGRPLEEVGFYNPRTDEVRLEVPAIIRRLQQGAQPTDTVRRILEKANVFEQLSTASS
- the dnaB gene encoding replicative DNA helicase yields the protein MLQELAPTPITDRLPPQNIDAEEAILGGILLDPDAIGRVTDILRPEAFYLSAHQDIYRAALELHNQGKPTDLMSVASWLKDHNLLDKVGGQARLVQLVDRTISAVNIDQYAQLVVDKYARRRLIAIGSEVAQLAYDTTTPLETLLDQAEQKIFSITQDRPTRGLTATADILTDTFSEIETNSLGLALPGIACNFYDLDAMTQGFQRSDLIIIAGRPSMGKTALSVSIARNIAYFHKLPVAIFSLEMSREQLVYRLLSSEVRLGRGDGIESGRLRAGRINQHEWEPLGKAFSNLSQMPIFIDDTPNISVTEMRSKARRMQAEQGKELGLILIDYLQLMEGSGSDNRVQELSKVTRGLKSLARELNVPIIALSQLSRGVESRTNKRPMMSDLRESGSIEQDADLILMLYRDEYYNPDTPDRGITELIITKHRNGPTGTVKLLFEPQYNRFLNLATPT
- the gmk gene encoding guanylate kinase, which codes for MTNGRLIVLTGPSGVGKGTLLKSLMARHPELWLSVSVTTRSPRPGEVEGQDYFFINQEEFERLLATDALLEWAEFAGNYYGTPRAQVEAAIAQGRFVILEIELEGARQIAQTYPDALRLFILPPSLDELEARIRSRGQDSEAAIARRLQRAKDEIAAASEFDYQIVNDDLETALAQIEAAMFALA
- the topA gene encoding type I DNA topoisomerase; its protein translation is MSTLVIVESPTKAKTIRNYLPEGYRVEASMGHVRDLPQSTSEVPPNITDKRVRELGVDVQADFEPIYLIPKDKAKVVKALKEALKDADELILATDEDREGESISWHLLQVLKPKVPTRRMVFHEITEEAIQQAIQNCRDVDERLVRAQETRRILDRLVGYTLSPLIWKKIAYGLSAGRVQSVSVRLLVQRERERRAFRQGTYWDLKATLEAPSTSDNQAANRLFEAKLVSLNGVKIATGSDFDESTGQIARGRTVVLLNEEQARELQRRLQGETWRVTDIESRPATRKPSPPFTTSTLQQEANRKLGLSARDTMRIAQNLYEQGYITYMRTDSVHLSQQAIAAARSCVEHMYGPEYLSPEPRKYTTKSKGAQEAHEAIRPAGNTFRTPQQTGLSGREFQLYDLIWKRTVATQMAEARQTHITVQIQAGDAGFRATGKRIDFPGFFRAYVEGSDDPEAAIEDQEIMLPVLQVGDMPICRDLEAISHQTQPPARYTEASLVKTLESEGIGRPSTYATIIGTIVDRGYAQLLKNTLVPTFTAFAVTSLLEKYFPDLVDTSFTARMERTLDDISTGEAQWLPYLKEFYLGDNGLDHQVKVRESQIDPIEARTVDLDNVAAKVRIGRYGAYLEAERGNETIKANIPPDLTPADLNPEQVEALLRQKTEGPDKLGLHPDTGEPIYVLTGAYGPYVQLGDATDEHPKPKRASLPKGVTPAMVTLDMAVGLLALPRTLGIHPDTGCRIQASLGRFGPYIVHDQGKDGKDYRSLKAEDDVLTITLERALELLAEPKGKRGRASAAKPLRELGAHPEDGEPVNVFNGPYGLYVKHGKTNAGLPEGQTAETITLDMALELLAAKQATKTSRRKTAATKTADATAKKATAKTSKKTSKQTSSKTTAVSATDAKKPAAKKSTSTTKTAAKKAAS
- the tpiA gene encoding triose-phosphate isomerase — its product is MRRIVIAGNWKMYKLQAETMEFVQGLKPLLEDIPEERELILCAPFTALNVLSKHLHGSRVQVGAQNVHWEESGAYTGEISAMMLTDLGVRYVIVGHSERRQYFGETDETVNLRLKAAQRHGLTPILCVGETKLQRDSRETEAVILRQLRKNLMGIDQRNLIIAYEPIWAIGTGDTCEPTEANRVISLIRKQLTYTEVPIQYGGSVKPDNIDVIMAQPDIDGVLVGGASLDPKSFARIAGFKP
- the tsaB gene encoding tRNA (adenosine(37)-N6)-threonylcarbamoyltransferase complex dimerization subunit type 1 TsaB; amino-acid sequence: MTEQPSANQSCGYALALHTSSSELGLALSNIAGDSRQQVWALGRELSTYLHSCLQEFLYPYRWQQLSWLAVAKGPGSFTSTRIGIVVARTLAQQLSIPLFAVSTLAAIAWMHRHNTPIATDLAVSMPAQRGEVYAGIYRLEPMLDDNFCGCQRLVAVLPDTVMPQSQWQTTLDEWEHPHQQILAGDCLGSSVMGILALADEDWRQGLRPHWSTALPFYGQHPVAIASP